The Euwallacea fornicatus isolate EFF26 chromosome 5, ASM4011564v1, whole genome shotgun sequence genome includes the window AATTTTtggatatatacagggtgaccgaTTTTCAGGTGCCATATTTGAGCAGGGTACTGATGATGTGCAAACCGCCTTCAAATTTGCCATCGCGCAGCATAATCAAAACGACTCAGGCCGACGTTTCGAACTCCAAGCTTACGTGGACGTCATCAATACTGCTGACGCCTTCAAGCTCTCAAGACTAAGTGAGTGTACcaaccaaaaaaaatcttctctCTCTATCTAATTTCCTCAGTATGCAACCAATTCTCCAGGGGAGTTTACTCAATGGTGGGGGCAGTCTCCCCAGACTCCTTCGACACTCTCCACTCCTACAGCAACACTTTCCAAATGCCCTTCGTCACTCCCTGGTTCCCGGAAAAAGTTCTGGCGCCGTCCTCTGGTTTCCTGGACTTTGCTATCTCCATGAGACCGGAGTACCATCAGGCCATCATCGACACCGTCAAATACTATGGCTGGAGGCggattatttatttgtatgaTTCCAATGACGGGTTGCTGAGGCTGCAGCAAATTTACCAGGGCCTCAGCCCCGGCAACGAGCAATTTCAAGTGAGGACGGTGAGAAGGATTGGCAACGTCACGGAAGCTCTGCACTTCCTGAGAGGGTTGGAAGACAAGTCCAGATGGGAGAATAAATATGTTGTTTTGGATTGTTCCGCGGATATGGCGAAGGAGATTGTGGTGGGGCATGTGAGAGACCTGGCCTTAGGAAGAAGGACTTACCATTACTTACTGTCAGGCCTGGTaatcactgttttttttttcatttgaaaatcttcctaattagaattttttttcaaggtaATGGACGATAGATGGGAATCGGAAGTTGCGGAATATGGAGCCATAAATATCACAGGATTTAGAATTGTTGATGTTTCACACAAGCCTGTTAAAGATTTCCTGGAAGGGTTagtttctttcaatttttattcgaaaaatgtttgtcttttaataattattgttattttttaattacttttaaaatttgtcttttatgttttttaatatcttttcaGCTGGAAGCGTCTAGACCCGAGCCAGTCCCAAGGGGCGGGAAGGGAGACCATCTCAGCCCAAGCTGCTCTAATGTACGATGCAGTTTTCGTTCTGGTAGAAGCCTTCAACAAAATCCTTCGCAAAAAACCGGACAGCTTCAAGAATATCAATACACGCACTGGGAGGGGACAGTTCTACAACAACGGAAGCAAAATTTTGGACTGCAACCCCTCTGGGGGATGGGTCTCCCCTTGGGAACACGGAGACAAGATATCCAGATACTTGAGGAAGGTTAGTTCCAGTCTGGAGAAGTGACGTCAATGGTTTTGAAGAATGGGTGGGGAATATACGTCATTTAAATAGTGACAGTGTTCAGATTTGACAAGGTTATGAGGTTAGAAATATGGCATtgtcaaaatcgtcactttcacaaacaccaaaaaaaaatcaagaaaaagtttctattTAGTTTAGAAAAGTTCGAGATAGCTCTAAAGAACGCCACTAATTGCCATGTTTTTACATCATAAAACACTATATGAGATAAAAACGAAgataaaaaaaccatttttaggTGGAAATCGAGGGCCTTACAGGCGACATTCTCTTCACAGAAGAAGGAAGAAGACGCAACTACACCCTCCACGTGGTGGAAATGACCATCAACAGCGCCATGGTCAAGGTGGCCGAATGGACTGACCAGAACGGCTTCAACCCAGTTGCGGCAAAGTACACACGACTCAAACCAGCGGCACACATCGAACGCAATAAAACTTATGTGGTGACCACCATTGTGGTACGCGTTCTCTTGCTCTCTATCTTAATCACGTCCAAATTGTTCAATCCTTCTATATGGATAATATCAATACGTCTTTCCGAGGTTATTCATGGATGTGTCAGTCTCCGCATTTGACAAGTGAATaaggttaaaaatattatatatgcAGGATTCTTAACctgaaaattgtcaaattaggAGACTGTCACTGTCACAAATAGCACACCGAATTTGTTTTATAAGTTCCTTGGAATGTTATATGTTATATAGGAGGAACCATACATAATGATTCACAAAGAGGAGTCTGGGGAGCTACTGATGGGTAACGATCGATTCGAGGGGTACTGCAAGGACCTGGCGGAACTAATCGCGAAGAAACTGAATATAAATTGTGAGTGTGTGTGTATAATTCAAACGGAAAAATCAATGCCCTGCCGTGGAATTATACGGTGCAAGGGCTCGAACCAACCTTGGCACAGTTAACGCCATTAAGGTTATGAATAGAGGCGAGGGCTATTCAAGGTACATTAGACTCGCTTTTAATTGTGTGTTTATTTCGCCCTAAACCCTGGAATAGGATTATTTTTACCATCCAGAATTCAAGAGAAGTTTCTATTGAATTCTGGATGGATTCGCTTTTATTCTAGATGAGCTGCGCATAGTCAAAGATGGGAAATACGGCGCAGAAAACACGGATGTCAAGGGTGGCTGGGATGGTATGGTTGGCGAGCTCGTGCGCAACGTAAGCTATGACATACAGAGTGAACCAAATTAGGATTTAGCATTCGTGTCTTAGGAGGCTGATTTGGCCATCGCCCCCATTACCATCACCTCTGAAAGGGAAAGGGTGATCGACTTCAGCAAGCCCTTCATGTCTCTGGGTATATCCATTATGATCAAAAAGCCTATGAAGCAGAAACCTGGAGTTTTCAGTTTCCTCAACCCCCTGTCTCAGGAGATCTGGGTACGGATATCTGGTTTCTTCCATTTACCAGCttaaaattgccattttagATCAGCGTGGTGTTTGCCTTTGTAGGAGTGAGCATTGTGCTGTTCATAGTCTCCAGGTTCTCGCCCTACGAGTGGAGGATCCTCCACCATAGTGACGAACCTGTGAGACACCCTCCGCACCTCCACACCAACAGCGGTGGTACTATGGCCAATGACTTCAGCCTGCTTAACAGTTTATGGTTCTCCTTGGCTGCTTTCATGCAGCAAGGAGGAGATATATCACCCAGATCCATATCCGGGCGGATAGTAGGCGCCTGCTGGTGGTTCTTCACCCTCATCATAATATCAAGCTACACCGCCAATTTAGCCGCATTCCTCACAGTGGAGAGAATGGTGGCCCCCATAAACTCTCCCGAGGATTTGGCATCACAGACTGAAGTGGAGTATGGGACTTTGTTGGGGGGAGCCACGTACGACTTCTTCAAGGTACCGACCCACACTCGTCGTctagaaattttgttttaaaacaccCCACTTTCAGCGCTCTCAGATTACCCTCTATTCCCGAATGTGGGAGTTCATGAACTCGAGAAAGCACGTCTTTGTCAAGACGTACGACGATGGGATTCGAAGGGTGCGCCAGTCCAAAGGTGGGTGCTAGGGTGTTTCTAAAGGCGGTACTTTTAGTGACTCTTATACAGGGAAGTACGCCCTCCTCATTGAATCCCCGAAAAATGACTATATTAACGAGAGAGAGCCTTGCGATACCATGAAAGTGGGCAGAAACTTCGACGCCAAGGGCTTCGGGGTGGCTACCCCTCTAGGATCACCCCTCAGGTAAACCGTCGAAACTTCCTCGTTCAATAGCGTAGCAAAAGTTTCCTGTTTTAGGGACGCAGTGAATTTGGCTGTGCTGAGTCTCAAGGAAGATGGTGAGCTAACTAAGCTCAAGAACAAATGGTGGTACGATCGGACTGAGTGCCTCAAGGATAAACAGGTGGGTAATCAGGCTCAACCGAAGAGAATGTAAATCAAATCAAATGAACTCAGAATGAGTCAAATCCGACAATTTTCGGGCTAAAGATGGAAAGGCGTCATGCCCTCTATAAGTGAGCATAATGTTCATCATGTCTTTCTGCATGAGGACGCCTGAGCTTACGTGAAAACTAGCATATTTGGTATAATGCATGATAAATACTTGATCTTGCCATGCATCATGCCCTGTAGAAAAAAGAGAGTGTATATGCAGTACCGGCCTTAAGACGGAGAGGTTGGGCGTCGGCACCGTTCGGAAGGTAGGAGGGCGATGCGTTGAAAATTTCGTCCAACGAACTTGTTAAGACCGTCCCTGTGTAAGTAAAATTAAAGAGGCAATAAATCGGTTTTGTAGTGAAATGAAGAGCTTTTTGGCATTAGTGTCCACCCGCCGAGCAAATACGTGCACTTTCGGCACTCTTTCAGGAGGGCTGCTGTGTTCCATTTTCCACCGACTGATTATGTTAGTTTCGCTGCAACTCAACCGTATCGTTCCGCCCACAAGCAGGCTCAATTTTCCCATGCAAATGCGTGAGGAATATCGATGGATCCGCCAAAATTCCGGTCAAGGCTTCTTCGGGTTATTTGCCTATAAATAACAAGTCATTCGGTCCCTTTTTCCTTCCACGTGGGGGATCGCGTATTGTCAACAGAAGCAATGGTGCGCCCCGGAGGTGCGAGCGCAATTCCGCGACACCCGAACGTCACGGCTTATCTTGTAAATAAAACACGAGGGCTGGGATTTTCTGGGCGGAAAATTGCTTTAGTGTGAATTTCCATATGCATAATCGCCTGCGAAATTATCATACAGATATCTCTTTCCACACGCAAGAACGCCCCCTCGTAACCAGGTAAGTTGGTAATTTACCGAGGCAAACCGTCATGCAAATTGGCGTTAAATAGTGAATTAGCGCAGATATGTGTGAAAATCCGGTGCATTTAACGGGAAAAATGATTAAACCGCTTTATTGCTACGTTTCAGGATTCTATGAGGAACGAGCTCTCCCTCAGCAACGTAGCCGGGGTCTTCTACATCCTCATTGGCGGGCTTTTTGTGGCCATGGGCGTAGCCGCCTTAGAGTTCTGCTACAAGTCCCATCTGGAGGCCAAAAGGGCCAAAATCCCCATCGGAGACGCTCTGAAGAACAAAGCTCGACTCACCCTGGGAGTAGGCAGGGACTTCGACAATGGAAGGGTGAGCTATTCCCACCCCTTATCTCTTATCTTCACCGACAGTTTCAGCCCCCATACAAAGTACACAAATCGCAGTCTCAACAACAAATTAACAACCATCACCATCATCACACAAATAATACTGGCACTCTGAATCGGTGCCCCAGACACGTGGCTGGTCACATGACAGTTCACGGTAACCTGGCCACGCCCAGAAATCAGCAACACCCTGCTTATCAACAGCAGAGACTGCACTATGCGAGAGCTAGCTTGACCGAGGGGCTGCTAGCCACCACTTAACTCGCTAGGTAGCGGTTTGTTTGCTTGAATGTACCCCTTTGCACTTAGTGATAGATCGGTGTTGTCGGCACCCTCCCGGACATTATAGGTACTGTCTTTAGCTGCTGCTTGATGTATCATGCCTCCTTCAGGCTAATATAACATGAGTTATGGTATGGAAAATAGCTGATGAGTCATAACATAAAATGGCAAATAGGTGTGATAACCTCTACCAATATCGAAACtgattatattttatatcattttCATCATACTTTATCGTCTTTGTTTGGGGCAGAGCTCCGGGCAATGGCCTCAATGCTTCCACTATTTTTCTGAGGGAAATAAATCACTTCCACTTCCTTCAGGGGTCGAAGCGACACTGTTCAACCTGAAATGatgggaaaaataaattatcgtCGCCCTTCCACGTCGACAAGAAGCGAAGCCGGCGACCTTAATTTCCTCGTCGCTTTTTGAAGCCCCTAACCAATTTCACCCGGTCCGACTCTGTATGATTGCCTTTGATTGACTTTTGCGGGCATTTGACGTCCCTATCTTCCGTTTTTGAGCGTCCTAAGAAATCCAGGAGGATTCGTCGCGACCCTAATTATACGGTCAAGGGATGCTCGTTTTTAACGATCCGAAGGACAGGAAGTGGAGAGCAGAGCTTTTCTCGCCCTTTGACCTTTTTTCATTTGCGGGCCCTTCAGCGGAAAGCGGAAGGTCTATTATTTGCGAAGAATTTAAGTGCAAGggaaataataacatttgatGGAAAAATCTCGTGGGGGACAAAAAGTTGGGTTTGTTGAGACGCATGGGAACAACTTTAAAGTTCTTTAGCAGATTTAGGTTCTATTGGGAATTTCTGTTAAGCATCGAACTTGTAGGAGAAAACTAGCTGGGAACGAGTACTATATCGAGgaaaacatttacaaaaataacggAGTGGGACTATATgagatttttacaatttctcCCTTAGGATTGGAGATGGTCCAAAATAGACCACACCATcgattttcttggaaaaaaatagCTTGAAACGGGTACCATATCGAGGGGAATAtctacaaaaatatcaaagttagaaaatgacaaatatcttcaatttCTCAGTTATAGTTAGACGGACCCCTAACTCTTAAGATGGCAcaaatttagcaaaataacTCTGTCGTCTAATCCAAAAACCAATAAAGCCATCACGGCAAAGCcccaaaaaggaaaaatcgcataaaaacaataactttTCGAACTATAGGGAAACTTTCTAAGCGAAATCACCAGAAAGGCAAGTTTCCGATCCCGTTAGACTTATGACAAGCAATTAAGACTTTCCGTGGTTTACTGTTATCAAGGTAATTACTTTAAGCGCTGCAGTTccgcgaaactttgccacttTCCTTTATACGAGTTTTTTTTCGCGTCAAGAGAGGGCGTTGCCTTCTACTCCCTCCTACTCGCTCAACTAATATCTCGTATTATTTGCAGTATTACACGCCAGCCAATCAAATAGGACCCACTACTGATAACGAGGCACCGCACAGTAACACGCACACgcaagtataatttttttaccagtCAGCCGAAACGATGGTCtcaaagtaataataataataataataataatcaaaacaaGGTCTAAATTACCAATTAATTGCACCTCAGTTGTCTGCCAGTTTATTCACCAATCAATGTTGATTTTAACAAAGAGTTTTCTTCTCGTTTTAGATCGCCGTATACGCCATCGTGCACGGTATAAAACGTAATCTGGAAACTTACGGAAGCCATCCATCAAACAGCATCGAATGTGAATAAGCTGGCAATTCATTAAGGTTGGTGTTCAGTGTATTTCCTACTATAAAGTTTACCGTTGTTGATTGCGTAGAGGTGTTAGTTTAAACTTAAACCAACAGTGTTTTCAATTAAGTTTTGTAACCAGCGAATAGTCAAAAAACAACCACAAgtctaaaaatataatcaaataattttgtacGTATATTATGACTAAATATGTACTCGTGTATGTTACATATCTGTAAATGTCTGCATAGATTAAAccgataattaatttaactgaAGAGTTATATCCATGAAGATGCCTACTCTCAGCGCCATGTTGGGTAGGATGGGCGGAAGACTGATCGTTGCAACTCCCCAATTAGTTCCAAAGCCGTTCAGTCTTTAACCCGGCCTACGCTGACTTGGTCGATTCTCGATCAAACTGTTGTCACCGGCCGGCCTACTCAACATGGCACCGAAAGTGGTCCAAGGACAAAATAAGCATGATAATTAAAGCGATTAAACGCAATTACCGCGTGTCAGCAGGATCCAGCAGAGCTCGAATATTGCACCGTAATTAAAAACCTGCCGCTAAATCCTTAAACG containing:
- the LOC136339245 gene encoding glutamate receptor 1-like isoform X2, which codes for MGLFLALFLIFSLDFRACEGSVSEKIPLGAIFEQGTDDVQTAFKFAIAQHNQNDSGRRFELQAYVDVINTADAFKLSRLICNQFSRGVYSMVGAVSPDSFDTLHSYSNTFQMPFVTPWFPEKVLAPSSGFLDFAISMRPEYHQAIIDTVKYYGWRRIIYLYDSNDGLLRLQQIYQGLSPGNEQFQVRTVRRIGNVTEALHFLRGLEDKSRWENKYVVLDCSADMAKEIVVGHVRDLALGRRTYHYLLSGLVMDDRWESEVAEYGAINITGFRIVDVSHKPVKDFLEGWKRLDPSQSQGAGRETISAQAALMYDAVFVLVEAFNKILRKKPDSFKNINTRTGRGQFYNNGSKILDCNPSGGWVSPWEHGDKISRYLRKVEIEGLTGDILFTEEGRRRNYTLHVVEMTINSAMVKVAEWTDQNGFNPVAAKYTRLKPAAHIERNKTYVVTTIVEEPYIMIHKEESGELLMGNDRFEGYCKDLAELIAKKLNINYELRIVKDGKYGAENTDVKGGWDGMVGELVRNEADLAIAPITITSERERVIDFSKPFMSLGISIMIKKPMKQKPGVFSFLNPLSQEIWISVVFAFVGVSIVLFIVSRFSPYEWRILHHSDEPVRHPPHLHTNSGGTMANDFSLLNSLWFSLAAFMQQGGDISPRSISGRIVGACWWFFTLIIISSYTANLAAFLTVERMVAPINSPEDLASQTEVEYGTLLGGATYDFFKRSQITLYSRMWEFMNSRKHVFVKTYDDGIRRVRQSKGKYALLIESPKNDYINEREPCDTMKVGRNFDAKGFGVATPLGSPLRDAVNLAVLSLKEDGELTKLKNKWWYDRTECLKDKQDSMRNELSLSNVAGVFYILIGGLFVAMGVAALEFCYKSHLEAKRAKIPIGDALKNKARLTLGVGRDFDNGRYYTPANQIGPTTDNEAPHSNTHTSPYTPSCTV
- the LOC136339245 gene encoding glutamate receptor 1-like isoform X1; its protein translation is MGLFLALFLIFSLDFRACEGSVSEKIPLGAIFEQGTDDVQTAFKFAIAQHNQNDSGRRFELQAYVDVINTADAFKLSRLICNQFSRGVYSMVGAVSPDSFDTLHSYSNTFQMPFVTPWFPEKVLAPSSGFLDFAISMRPEYHQAIIDTVKYYGWRRIIYLYDSNDGLLRLQQIYQGLSPGNEQFQVRTVRRIGNVTEALHFLRGLEDKSRWENKYVVLDCSADMAKEIVVGHVRDLALGRRTYHYLLSGLVMDDRWESEVAEYGAINITGFRIVDVSHKPVKDFLEGWKRLDPSQSQGAGRETISAQAALMYDAVFVLVEAFNKILRKKPDSFKNINTRTGRGQFYNNGSKILDCNPSGGWVSPWEHGDKISRYLRKVEIEGLTGDILFTEEGRRRNYTLHVVEMTINSAMVKVAEWTDQNGFNPVAAKYTRLKPAAHIERNKTYVVTTIVEEPYIMIHKEESGELLMGNDRFEGYCKDLAELIAKKLNINYELRIVKDGKYGAENTDVKGGWDGMVGELVRNEADLAIAPITITSERERVIDFSKPFMSLGISIMIKKPMKQKPGVFSFLNPLSQEIWISVVFAFVGVSIVLFIVSRFSPYEWRILHHSDEPVRHPPHLHTNSGGTMANDFSLLNSLWFSLAAFMQQGGDISPRSISGRIVGACWWFFTLIIISSYTANLAAFLTVERMVAPINSPEDLASQTEVEYGTLLGGATYDFFKRSQITLYSRMWEFMNSRKHVFVKTYDDGIRRVRQSKGKYALLIESPKNDYINEREPCDTMKVGRNFDAKGFGVATPLGSPLRDAVNLAVLSLKEDGELTKLKNKWWYDRTECLKDKQDSMRNELSLSNVAGVFYILIGGLFVAMGVAALEFCYKSHLEAKRAKIPIGDALKNKARLTLGVGRDFDNGRPPYKVHKSQSQQQINNHHHHHTNNTGTLNRCPRHVAGHMTVHGNLATPRNQQHPAYQQQRLHYARASLTEGLLATT